A portion of the Choristoneura fumiferana chromosome 6, NRCan_CFum_1, whole genome shotgun sequence genome contains these proteins:
- the LOC141428985 gene encoding putative inorganic phosphate cotransporter isoform X1 yields MIPRWRRILSKLFLIPQRYVLGIMGLFAVCNAYTMRVCLNLAVTQMVKDSSGGSAHYDPNACPDDSEIIANGTVSTKPHAMFEWSESTQGLILSGFYYGYAITHIPGGYLAERYGGKWTLGIGLLSTAVFTLLTPIVVKAGGATWLFILRVLQGMGEGPTMPALMIVLARWVPPDERSRQGALVFGGAQIGNIFGAFMSGFLMAGDGDWANVFYFFGCFGILWFLAWSLLCYSTPNTHPYISEEELKYLNENVTSADTMSVRDPVPWKAVVRSVPVWALLFAAVGHDWGYYTMVTDLPKYMTDVLKFNIAATGTLTAIPYLAMWMSSFVFGWACDLCVRRKWHSIKMGRIIHTTIAATGPAICIILASYAGCDRMAAVGYFIASMALMGGFYSGMKVNALDLAPNYAGSLTAMINGTSTISGIITPYLIGLLTPNSTLGEWRVAFWVCFAVLVGTNVVYCIWADGKQQWWDDVRQYGYPDDWTHGQLSTATVDKEKSKQAEATSF; encoded by the exons ATGATACCAAGATGGCGCCGTATACTATCCAAAC TGTTCCTAATTCCCCAGCGGTACGTCCTGGGCATCATGGGCCTGTTTGCCGTCTGCAATGCGTACACGATGCGAGTGTGCCTCAACCTTGCTGTCACACAGATGGTCAAGGACAGTAGTGGCGGCAGCGCACACTATGATCCAAATGCCTGCCCGGATGACAGTGAAATCATTGCTAATGGCACCGTTAGCACAAAGCCA CACGCAATGTTTGAGTGGTCGGAGTCTACTCAAGGGCTGATACTTAGTGGTTTTTACTACGGCTATGCCATTACGCACATCCCCGGAGGATACTTAGCCGAGAGATATGGAGGCAAATGGACATTGGGAATCGGCCTCCTGAGCACAGCCGTATTCACACTCTTAACGCCTATCGTCGTGAAGGCTGGCGGAGCTACTTGGCTATTCATTCTTCGTGTGCTGCAAGGTATGGGTGAA GGTCCCACGATGCCAGCTCTCATGATAGTGCTGGCGCGGTGGGTGCCGCCGGATGAGCGCTCACGACAAGGTGCCCTGGTCTTCGGCGGGGCTCAGATTGGTAACATCTTTGGCGCCTTCATGTCTGGTTTCCTCATGGCAGGAGATGGGGACTGGGCAAACGTGTTCTACTTCTTTGGGTGCTTCGGGATCCTGTGGTTTTTGGCTTGG AGTCTCCTATGCTACAGTACTCCCAACACCCACCCTTACATATCAGAAGAAGAACTGaagtatttaaatgaaaatgtgaCGAGTGCAGATACAATGAGTGTTCGAGACCCAGTGCCGTGGAAGGCCGTCGTTCGATCAGTTCCAGTATGGGCTTTACTGTTTGCAGCG gtcgGCCATGACTGGGGATACTACACAATGGTCACAGACCTTCCGAAGTACATGACAGACGTACTTAAGTTCAACATAGCGGCGACCGGCACACTTACCGCCATCCCCTATCTCGCTATGTGGATGAGTTCGTTCGTCTTTGGATGGGCATGCGATCTTTGTGTGAGGAGGAAATGGCATTCGATCAAGATGGGAAGGATTATTCATACTACAATAG ctGCTACTGGTCCGGCTATTTGTATCATATTGGCGTCTTACGCCGGCTGCGATCGCATGGCAGCTGTGGGATATTTTATAGCTTCCATGGCGCTAATGGGAGGTTTCTATAGCGGAATGAAG GTCAATGCACTGGATCTAGCCCCTAACTACGCCGGTTCACTGACTGCAATGATCAACGGAACCTCAACAATTTCTGGCATCATCACACCATACCTAATAGGATTGTTAACACCAAAT TCAACGCTAGGAGAATGGCGCGTAGCATTCTGGGTCTGCTTCGCTGTGCTAGTCGGTACCAATGTGGTGTACTGCATCTGGGCAGACGGCAAGCAGCAGTGGTGGGACGATGTAAGGCAATACGGGTACCCGGACGATTGGACACATGGCCAGCTCAGCACAGCTACCGTTGATAAGGAGAAGAGCAAGCAGGCTGAAGCGACATCGTTTTAG
- the LOC141428985 gene encoding putative inorganic phosphate cotransporter isoform X2, translating to MGLFAVCNAYTMRVCLNLAVTQMVKDSSGGSAHYDPNACPDDSEIIANGTVSTKPHAMFEWSESTQGLILSGFYYGYAITHIPGGYLAERYGGKWTLGIGLLSTAVFTLLTPIVVKAGGATWLFILRVLQGMGEGPTMPALMIVLARWVPPDERSRQGALVFGGAQIGNIFGAFMSGFLMAGDGDWANVFYFFGCFGILWFLAWSLLCYSTPNTHPYISEEELKYLNENVTSADTMSVRDPVPWKAVVRSVPVWALLFAAVGHDWGYYTMVTDLPKYMTDVLKFNIAATGTLTAIPYLAMWMSSFVFGWACDLCVRRKWHSIKMGRIIHTTIAATGPAICIILASYAGCDRMAAVGYFIASMALMGGFYSGMKVNALDLAPNYAGSLTAMINGTSTISGIITPYLIGLLTPNSTLGEWRVAFWVCFAVLVGTNVVYCIWADGKQQWWDDVRQYGYPDDWTHGQLSTATVDKEKSKQAEATSF from the exons ATGGGCCTGTTTGCCGTCTGCAATGCGTACACGATGCGAGTGTGCCTCAACCTTGCTGTCACACAGATGGTCAAGGACAGTAGTGGCGGCAGCGCACACTATGATCCAAATGCCTGCCCGGATGACAGTGAAATCATTGCTAATGGCACCGTTAGCACAAAGCCA CACGCAATGTTTGAGTGGTCGGAGTCTACTCAAGGGCTGATACTTAGTGGTTTTTACTACGGCTATGCCATTACGCACATCCCCGGAGGATACTTAGCCGAGAGATATGGAGGCAAATGGACATTGGGAATCGGCCTCCTGAGCACAGCCGTATTCACACTCTTAACGCCTATCGTCGTGAAGGCTGGCGGAGCTACTTGGCTATTCATTCTTCGTGTGCTGCAAGGTATGGGTGAA GGTCCCACGATGCCAGCTCTCATGATAGTGCTGGCGCGGTGGGTGCCGCCGGATGAGCGCTCACGACAAGGTGCCCTGGTCTTCGGCGGGGCTCAGATTGGTAACATCTTTGGCGCCTTCATGTCTGGTTTCCTCATGGCAGGAGATGGGGACTGGGCAAACGTGTTCTACTTCTTTGGGTGCTTCGGGATCCTGTGGTTTTTGGCTTGG AGTCTCCTATGCTACAGTACTCCCAACACCCACCCTTACATATCAGAAGAAGAACTGaagtatttaaatgaaaatgtgaCGAGTGCAGATACAATGAGTGTTCGAGACCCAGTGCCGTGGAAGGCCGTCGTTCGATCAGTTCCAGTATGGGCTTTACTGTTTGCAGCG gtcgGCCATGACTGGGGATACTACACAATGGTCACAGACCTTCCGAAGTACATGACAGACGTACTTAAGTTCAACATAGCGGCGACCGGCACACTTACCGCCATCCCCTATCTCGCTATGTGGATGAGTTCGTTCGTCTTTGGATGGGCATGCGATCTTTGTGTGAGGAGGAAATGGCATTCGATCAAGATGGGAAGGATTATTCATACTACAATAG ctGCTACTGGTCCGGCTATTTGTATCATATTGGCGTCTTACGCCGGCTGCGATCGCATGGCAGCTGTGGGATATTTTATAGCTTCCATGGCGCTAATGGGAGGTTTCTATAGCGGAATGAAG GTCAATGCACTGGATCTAGCCCCTAACTACGCCGGTTCACTGACTGCAATGATCAACGGAACCTCAACAATTTCTGGCATCATCACACCATACCTAATAGGATTGTTAACACCAAAT TCAACGCTAGGAGAATGGCGCGTAGCATTCTGGGTCTGCTTCGCTGTGCTAGTCGGTACCAATGTGGTGTACTGCATCTGGGCAGACGGCAAGCAGCAGTGGTGGGACGATGTAAGGCAATACGGGTACCCGGACGATTGGACACATGGCCAGCTCAGCACAGCTACCGTTGATAAGGAGAAGAGCAAGCAGGCTGAAGCGACATCGTTTTAG